The window AGACGACTTCGACGGTGGACCCGGACTCCGCCGCCTCGATTTCGACGAAGTTCCCGACCGAGATTGGGTACGGTTGCGTCTCTTCGTCGTCTGCGACCCACGTCGTGGTTCGCTCGCCGTCGACGGCGACGTACACCTCGGTCGTGTCCTCGTCTTCGATTTGGTCGCCGCCCATGTGGACTGCGCGGAGGACGCCGCCTTCGCTCGGGAACGAGATGTCGGACTCCGGAACCGGGGCGGGTTCGGGAGTCGTCGTCTCGTCCGATGCGCCGCCGGACGTGGGAGCACCGCCGAGACAACCGGCGGTGAGGAGGGCACCTGTCGCGCTGACGCCTTTCAGAAAGGTTCGTCGTTGCATAGGCAATTTTTGCGAGGCCGGTATAAATGTCTTTTATTTTATACTTTGGGCATCGATGACCAGTCCCACGGTCACACAGGTCACTGTCGAGAACCCGAACAGACGGGGGACGCAGAGTCGTCAGAAGAGGCCGATACCGAGTTGGCCGAGAACCCACAGTACAGCGAGCGTGACCGAAACGCCGAGTCCGACCAAGAGTACCGTGACGATAGCGACGGCGAAGAGCAGGAATCGCCGGTCCGCTTCGACGCCCTCGCCCGAAAACTCGCCGTAGCGGTCCTCGATGAGGCGGACGTTCCGCGCGTTCGCCTTCCACGCGGCGTCGAACACGTCACCGGCGACGGGAACCGACCCAACCGTCGCGTCGAGCAGGACGTTGCCGAACATCCGAGCGAGTGTGGCCCGCGGGACGCCCATCATCGCCGCTTCGACGAGGATGTACGCCGAGAGGGCCGACCCGACGGTGTCGCCGACGCCGGGGACGAATCCCAAGATGGGGTCGAGACCGATTCGGTAGTTCGTCCCCGGAATCTCGATGGCGTTGTCGAGGTAGAAACTCACAGTCCGGAGTCGCTCCAGTGTCTCTTCGGGTAGGTCGTCGTCGAACTCGACGATTGCGTCGGGTTCCGCCGGTCGGTCACCGACGTGCTGGAGGCTCGAATCGTTCACGTGGGAGGAGTCGCGCCGCTCGAACTTGAGCGTGGCGTCGAACCCGTCGCCGGTCGAGACTGGACAGGAGCGAAGGAGATTCGTCGAAAAAACGAGTGGCGCACCGCCCCCACGGTATCGGGCGTGTGCGCCGCGTAGAGCTACAACCAGGAGTGCCGTCGAACGTGGTTCCTGCCCGACGGCGACCGCATCTAGGCGGAGTGCTGCCGAAGGCAGCGTGCTGTGCTTAGAGACCGACCTCCATCGCGCGTTCGACGACGCCCGTACTGTAGCGTTCTTCCAACTCGTCGTGTTGGTCAGGGCGGTTCTCGTACACGTCCTGGAACAGACTGATGGGTGTCATCGCGGCCTGATAGGTCGCCTCGTCCCACATCCGGTCGGTGGAGATGTCGAACTCGGTGTCACCGATGCGGAGCGTCGCAGACCGTTCCATGGCGATTGCACCTCGTCCGGCCTCCTTGGCGGCCTCGAACTCCTCCATCGAGTCGACGATGTCGTCCATGCTCGGGACGTACGAGGTCAGACCGAGGAGTTCCTCGTGCAGTTCGTCTTCGTCCAGCGTTCGCGTGTCGCTGCCGACGCGAAGTTCGTAGCCACCGTCGGTCGCTTCGAGCGACATGCGGTCGCCGTCGTAGACTTCGACGCCGTCCTCGGAGTCGAGTTCGACCTGCTCGCCGTCCACGTCGAGAAGCCAACTACCGGTCTTCGGCGGAAGCGGCGACGTGTTGGCCTCGACGACCTGACCGGGCGTGAGCGACCAGATGCCGAGCATCCCTTTCGCCTGGTTCTCGGTCATGCGCTCGTGGTAGCCTTCCACGTCGCGGATGTCGTCGTACGGGCCGTCGACTGCGATACACCCGTTCGCGCTGGCACCGCGAGAGGTGTTGTGGCGCAGCTCGGGCCACGCCGGCAGTTCGCCCGTCGGCGTCATCGCGCGCATGTCTTTCGTGTAGTCCACCTCGCCGTCGACGAAGAGGAACAACCGTTCGAGGTTGTTCGTGTCCTTGCCCATCTCGTCACGGAGTTTCCCCATCGCGAGTTCGGACTCTCCGCTCTCGATGATGACGGACATCGCGAGGCTTCCCTCTTCGAGGCCGCACTCGTTTTCGACGATGGTGAAGAACTCGTCGGCCTTCTTCCAGTCGTCGATGTCGCCGACTTCGGGGATGACGAACCCGTCAATGTGTTCGATTGCACCGGTGTCGGAACTCGCGATTTCCAGCATGTGCTGGAATCCCTGATAGCGCGTCGCAGGACTGTCGCGGTGCCAGACCATCCGCGGGTGAATCTCACCCGGGAAGTCGGCTCCATTCTCGGAGACGACTTCGATGATGTTCTCGACACCTTCGTCGCGCATCGAGGGCGCTGTCGCGTCTTCGTTGTCGGGCACCCACACGTCCGGGGCCTGCATGCCGCGGAGCTGGGACGCGCTTCGAATCATCTTCGCGGAGTCTTCTTCGCCTTCGACGGCCGTCGGCGACGTGAAGAACGTCCGCACGAACTCTCTGTCGTGTCTTCGTTCAGTCATATACGTGTATCTGGATTATAGTGTGTTAATAATTGGTTTGGCAGAAAGTATCGGTGTGTCCCTAGTCGTCGTTCGACGTGATGGGGTCGGCCTGTTCTTCGCTGAACCCTTCGGATTCCTCGATGCGTCGGCGGGCCTCTGGGTCGAACTCCGTCTCGATGTCCTGATACCGTGAGACGAACGAGAGTTCGTGGTGACTCTCGGTCGGGTGGCCGAGGTAGCGCTGTTCGAGGTCGAACTGCCCCTCTTCGTCCTGTTCGGCGAGTTTCTTGAAGTCCTCGTAGACGGCGTGTGCGCCCGAGTGGAGGCCGAACAGCGTGATGAAGATGTACTTGTACCCGAGGTCACCCAGTTCCTGGAACGTGAGCGGGTCTTCCTCTTCGGACCACGCGAACGACGACGAGTAGTTGAATGCGAGTTTCAGGTCGGGATGCGTCTCGTGAATCTCCTCGGCGTACTTGACGGCGTCCTCTCGACTCGGGTTGGGCATCTCTGGCCAGACCAGGTCGACGCCGGCGTCGGCGTAGATGCGGCCACGTTCGAGGTGCTCTTCCCAGTCACCGTTCGACGACCCGTAGGCGTCGGTGCGGGCGATGATGATGGTGTCTTCGCTCTGCTTGGCGTCGACGGCGGCCTCGAATCGAGCCTTGGCCTTCTCTCGGGAGACGATTTGCTTCCCAGCGATGTGGCCACATCGCTTCGGCGTCGTCTGGTCTTCGATGTGAATCGCGGCGACGCCTGCCTTCTCGTACTCGCGGACGGCGCGGCGGACGTTGTGGATGCCGCCGTAGCCAGTGTCACAGTCGGCGATGATGGGGAGGTTGGTCGCCTCGACCATGCGCTTGGCGTTCTCGACCATCTCGGTCATCGTGACCATCTCCAGGTCCGGGAAGCCGAACTGCCCGAGGACCGTCGAGTAGCCGGACATGTACGCGGCGTCGTGGCCGGTCATCTCGGCCAGTCGGGCGTCCAGTGCGTGGTACATGCCGGGTGCGAACACGAAGTCCTGCGTGTTCAGTTTCTCGCGGAGTTCGCGGGCTTTCTGGTTGTCAACTTCCTGTGCGAAGACGTCGCTGTCGAGTTCGGTCGGATTCATTGGGTGTTGTCGGTCGGAGTCGTCTGCATCGTTCGCTCGATGCGGTTCAGTTGCGTGCGGAGCGCGGCGAGTTCACGACGGATGTTCGTCATCTCGTCTTCTTCGCCGGGTGTCTGGATGAAGGGGACGAGCGGCGCGTCCATGTTCTCCTCGTTGTTGGGGTAGCGTCGCGTCGTCTGGGGAGGGCGAGTGGTCGTCGTGCGGGTCGTCGTGTCGGTTCGGGTCGTGTTGGGTCGGTCTGTCATTGGTTACGTTGGGGGTGTCGGTGGTCGATAGCGGTCCAGTCGGCGGGGCGTCGATTTGTGATGTGCTGCGGCGGATACTGCGGATACTACCATTGTGCGTTACCTCACTCGGTTCGACTCGAGAGCGATATTAAAAGTTAATCATTTATAATGATAATATTCGTTAATGACTTAGTTCGATACACACGAATAATAGGTCCTAATTTGATACGTTACAACATACCATGCTCTCGCAACGACGACCGTGTCACGTGGTTTCACGCCATTCCGCGGACAGCACGCTTAATCGCGTCCACGTCTGACGACGCATCAACGAATGGCATCCGCGATAGAGATACGAGACCTCACGAAGTCCTACGGTGACGTGACGGCCCTCGACGGAATCGACCTCGACGTGCCGGAAGGGTCGTTCTTCGGGTTGTTGGGACCGAACGGTGCCGGGAAGACGACGTTCATCAACATCCTCGTCGGCCTCGTCCGCAAGTCCGGTGGGACGGCCAGTGTGTTCGGGTACGACGTGGAAGCAGACTACCGAGAGGCCCGTGACCGAATCGGCCTCGCCCCACAGGAGTTCAACGTCGACCGCTTCTTCCCCATCCGCGAAGTGCTGGAACACAAAGCCGGGTACCACGGGATTCCGCAGGACGAAGCGCGCGAACGGGCGGACGAAGTCCTCAAACGCGTCGGCATCTACGACAAGCGCGACACGCGATTCGACTGGCTCTCCGGCGGGATGAAACGCCGATTCATGCTCGCACGTGCGCTCATCACCGACCCCGACCTGCTCATCCTCGACGAACCGACTGCCGGCGTCGACGTGCAACTCCGCCACGAACTCTGGGAGACCATCGTCGACCTGAACGACCAGGGGACGACCATCCTCCTCACCACCCACTACATCGAAGAAGCAGAACGCCTCTGTGACGAAGTCGCTATCCTCGACTCCGGGCGCGTCATCGAAGTGGCGAGTCCCGAGGAGTTGATGGACCGCGGCACCGACGACATCGTCGTCCAACTGCGCGACAAACCGACGGCAGTCCCCGATTTCGAGGCCGAAGACGACCGGGTCGAGTCCGTCGAACTCGACGGAATTCGCCTCGTCGTCACCGCGCATCAGGGGGGACTCGTCGCCCCCGACGTCGTGCAGGCACTCGACGATGCCGGTCACGAAATCGTCGACCTCGAAATCTCTCGCACGTCGCTCGAAGAGGTGTTCGTGGAGATGACCAGACAGGGACAGGGCCGTGCGACGATGGAGGTAGAACAATGAATCTCGACGTGACCGGATTCTACGCACTCCTCCGGCGCGAGGTCCTCCGGTTCGTCCGCCGTCCCCGGAACACCTTCGTCCCGCCGTTCATCACGAACGTGCTGTACTTCTCGGTGTTCGGCGTCATCCTCGGCGAACGTATCGACCAGATTGCGGGCGTCCGCTACATCCTCTTCATCCTCCCCGGTCTCATCGTCCTCGGGGCCGTCTCGAACGCCTTCGAGAACGCCTCGTTCTCTATCTTCCACGGCCGCTGGAACCGCTACATCGAAGAGGCACTCACGTCGCCGCTGTCGTACACCTCGATGGTCGGCGCGTACGTCCTCTCCAGTGCGACTCGCGGCGTCCTCGTCGGCGCACTCGTCGCACTCATCGGCGCGTTCTTCACGACTGTCGGCGTCGCCCGGCCGTTCTACCTCGTGGCGTTCATGCTCGTCATCACGCTCCTCTTCGCCGGATTCGGCGTCATCGGCGGTCTCTGGGCCGACGACTTCGACGACCTGACGATGATGAACCAGTTCATCCTCCGCCCGCTCGTCTTCTTCGGCGGCGTCTTCTACTCGCTCAACGAGATTCCCGAACTGTTCCGGCAGGCGTCGCTCCTCAACCCGATGATATACATGGTCAACGGCGTCCGCTACGGGTTCCTCGGCGTCACCGAAGTCGACCCGAACCTCTCGCTCGGCGTCCTCTCGGCGCTCACGTTCGTCGTCGTCGCCGTCAACATCGCTCTCTTCCGGCGTGGGTACGGACTGACTGACTGACCAACTGACCGAGACGTTCCATTTTCTGCTCGTTCGATACACACCTCCACCGACTTCCGAGAGCCGAACAGCTATGCGGCGTGTTTACGAAGCACACGGCATGTCCGGCCCCACACCCGACCCCGACCGTTTTACCTCCCGGCGGTCGACCGTCTACGCCCCGAACGGTATCGTCGCAACGAGTCAGCCACTGGCCGCACAGGCAGGCGTGGAGATTCTCTCGAACGGTGGCAACGCGTTCGACGCCGCCGTCGCCACGGCCGCCGCGCTGAACGTCGTCGAACCCACGTCGACGGGACTGGGTGGCGACGTGTTCGCCTGCTATCGAACCGCCGACGGCGAGGTGGGTGCGATGCGCAGTTGTGGCGGTGCACCCGCGGACGCGACGCGTGACCGGGTTCGAAAGGCAGTCGCTGCCGAGGAGGGCGTGCCCCTCTACGAGGTGGAGATGCCCGAAACGGGTGCACACACAGTCACCGTCCCCGGGACTGCTCGCGGATGGGAGGCGACGCTCGACCGCTTCGGAGCGCAGTCGCTCGGCGACGTGCTTCGACCGGCGATTCGCTACGCGAACGAGGGCTATCCCGTCACGGAAGTCGTCGCGGCGCAGTGGCAACACGGCGAGGACCTGTTCGAGTCCGACAACGCACGCGAGGCGTACCTCTTCGACGGTTCTGCGCCGACAGTCGGGCAGATGGTCACGCTCCCGAAGTTGGGCCGGACACTCGAACGGGTCGCCGAGGAGGGTGCAGATGTCGTCTACGAGGGCGACATCGCGGCGGCCATTGCCGACGAAGTCCAGTCGAACGGCGGGT is drawn from Haloferax litoreum and contains these coding sequences:
- the aceA gene encoding isocitrate lyase; the encoded protein is MNPTELDSDVFAQEVDNQKARELREKLNTQDFVFAPGMYHALDARLAEMTGHDAAYMSGYSTVLGQFGFPDLEMVTMTEMVENAKRMVEATNLPIIADCDTGYGGIHNVRRAVREYEKAGVAAIHIEDQTTPKRCGHIAGKQIVSREKAKARFEAAVDAKQSEDTIIIARTDAYGSSNGDWEEHLERGRIYADAGVDLVWPEMPNPSREDAVKYAEEIHETHPDLKLAFNYSSSFAWSEEEDPLTFQELGDLGYKYIFITLFGLHSGAHAVYEDFKKLAEQDEEGQFDLEQRYLGHPTESHHELSFVSRYQDIETEFDPEARRRIEESEGFSEEQADPITSNDD
- a CDS encoding DUF4112 domain-containing protein, with product MNDSSLQHVGDRPAEPDAIVEFDDDLPEETLERLRTVSFYLDNAIEIPGTNYRIGLDPILGFVPGVGDTVGSALSAYILVEAAMMGVPRATLARMFGNVLLDATVGSVPVAGDVFDAAWKANARNVRLIEDRYGEFSGEGVEADRRFLLFAVAIVTVLLVGLGVSVTLAVLWVLGQLGIGLF
- a CDS encoding ABC transporter ATP-binding protein — encoded protein: MASAIEIRDLTKSYGDVTALDGIDLDVPEGSFFGLLGPNGAGKTTFINILVGLVRKSGGTASVFGYDVEADYREARDRIGLAPQEFNVDRFFPIREVLEHKAGYHGIPQDEARERADEVLKRVGIYDKRDTRFDWLSGGMKRRFMLARALITDPDLLILDEPTAGVDVQLRHELWETIVDLNDQGTTILLTTHYIEEAERLCDEVAILDSGRVIEVASPEELMDRGTDDIVVQLRDKPTAVPDFEAEDDRVESVELDGIRLVVTAHQGGLVAPDVVQALDDAGHEIVDLEISRTSLEEVFVEMTRQGQGRATMEVEQ
- the aceB gene encoding malate synthase AceB; amino-acid sequence: MTERRHDREFVRTFFTSPTAVEGEEDSAKMIRSASQLRGMQAPDVWVPDNEDATAPSMRDEGVENIIEVVSENGADFPGEIHPRMVWHRDSPATRYQGFQHMLEIASSDTGAIEHIDGFVIPEVGDIDDWKKADEFFTIVENECGLEEGSLAMSVIIESGESELAMGKLRDEMGKDTNNLERLFLFVDGEVDYTKDMRAMTPTGELPAWPELRHNTSRGASANGCIAVDGPYDDIRDVEGYHERMTENQAKGMLGIWSLTPGQVVEANTSPLPPKTGSWLLDVDGEQVELDSEDGVEVYDGDRMSLEATDGGYELRVGSDTRTLDEDELHEELLGLTSYVPSMDDIVDSMEEFEAAKEAGRGAIAMERSATLRIGDTEFDISTDRMWDEATYQAAMTPISLFQDVYENRPDQHDELEERYSTGVVERAMEVGL
- a CDS encoding ABC transporter permease, whose protein sequence is MNLDVTGFYALLRREVLRFVRRPRNTFVPPFITNVLYFSVFGVILGERIDQIAGVRYILFILPGLIVLGAVSNAFENASFSIFHGRWNRYIEEALTSPLSYTSMVGAYVLSSATRGVLVGALVALIGAFFTTVGVARPFYLVAFMLVITLLFAGFGVIGGLWADDFDDLTMMNQFILRPLVFFGGVFYSLNEIPELFRQASLLNPMIYMVNGVRYGFLGVTEVDPNLSLGVLSALTFVVVAVNIALFRRGYGLTD